The Fusobacterium necrophorum subsp. necrophorum genome includes the window CTGAGCAACGGGTTAAATTGGAAGAACGAGAGGAATATTTATTTCTTATCTTAAAAATGTTGACCTTAAATTTGATTACGGAAGAAATTGAGCACGAACAATTGTCCTTTATTTTAGAGAATAATATTTTAATTACCTTTCAAGAAACTCCAAAAGATGTCTTTGATGGGATTCGTTATCGTTTGGAAGCGGATAAGACTAAAATTCGTTCTCTTTCCATCGGATATTTGGCATATACTTTGATTGATGCCATTGTCGATAATTATTTTGTGATTTTGGATGAGGTAGAAAAAGATCTTGACAATTTGGAAGCGAAAGTGATTGATAAGTCAAGAAAAGAGGATTTGGAAAGTATTTTGGAGTTGAAGCAAAGTATCAGTAGCTTAAAAAGATCCATTGCTCCTTTACGAGAGTTGGTAGCGAAACTACAGACCAGAGGAATGAGTGGATATTTTAGTGAGGATATGAGAATTTATTTGAATGATTTGTATGACCATTCCATTATTACCTTTGAAACGGTAGAAATGCTAAATAATCGGGTTCATGAATTGGTACAGCTCTATCACTCCACTGTCAGCAATGATATGAATCAGATTATGAAAATTCTTGCTGTCATCTCTACCATTTTCATGCCTCTCAGTTTTTTGACAGGATTGTATGGAATGAATTTTAAATATATGCCGGAATTGGAGAGTCCCAGAGGATATTTTATTTTGTTGGGATTCATGGTATTATTGGTGTTCGGGATGCTTTTTTACTTTAAAAAGAAAAAATGGATATAAAGTCTCTTGACAGTTTTCAAAAAATAGTGTATGATACTCAAGTAATCAGAAAAGCCGATGTGTTGGAATTGGTAGACGAGACGGACTCAAAATCCGTTGCCAGCAATGGTGTGTGGGTTCGAGTCCCACCATCGGCACCATTGTTTTTTGTATTTTGCGAATAGTTGCGAAATAGTGGAATTTACAGGGGTTTCAGAAAATGAGTAGAAAAGTATTTTGCGAGAAAAAGCGATGTTTTGCGAAAGATAAGTGGATTTTAAGGGGATTTTTTTAAGAATAAAATAAGAAGAGCAGGATTAGTTTCCTGCTCATTTTTTATTCTTTAGGAAATTATAAATGGAAAGAAGGAGTAAAATGTTTAAAAAAAATGTAGAGTTGAAGAAGGAAAAAGATGAAAAAAAAGAAAAAATATTTTTTTGCACGCGAAAAAACCTAATGAAATATTAGGTTTTGGAAAGATATGAGATGTGAATTTTTCTTCCATACCAGCGTACCGTGATGTAAAGTTCTTTTTTCCTCATGGGGATATGGCAATTTGGGCATAGGAAAGGATGTATTTGAAAATTTTCTAGCATGGAGTTGACATAAAAGGAAAAAGGATTCTTCTTTTTCTTTTTTTGTAAGAATGCCATATGTATTTTTAAAGTATCTGATTTTCTACGCGCATAAAAACCAAAACGAGAAATCATTTTAAAATGTTTTGGGGGAAGATGAATCAATACTTGTTGAATAAATTTTTCTCGAGACATGGTGATATATGTTTTTTTTTTGTGATTTGCCAAATCATGAAAAAAGAAAGTTACTTCTTTTTCTGTAACATTCACGATTTTGTAATCAGCGATCGGAGCACGCGCAAGATATCTACCTAGATATTTCAAGAGTCCTTCCGCAGAATTGACTTCTTGTCTTCCCACCGAGAAAAAAAGTCGTGCATTTTCTTTGTAGAGTTTATTGGCTACTTGTTTTGCTTTTTCTTTCCAGATGGGATCTTGATAATTTCCGGATTGAATGAGTTGTAAGACGATAAATTTCCATTGATTCGCAATGACATCTACATGAAAATAGTCTAATTTTTTCCATACAAAACGTTTATTAAATCCTCCCAAAGAAATGAGTGCATGCACATGAGGATTCCATTTTAAGTCTCTGCCAAAGGTATGAATTACAGTTATGAGTCCATAGTGTACAATATCAGATTCTGTAAAATAGTTTTTGGAATATTTCCCAATTTTCTTTTTTCTTTTTCGTTTTTTATGAGTATTCTGAAACTGATAATCAAAGATTTGTTTGATTCCTAAAGTAAGTTTGTGTAGTAAAGAACGATCTAAGCAAAAAAAAGGTCTACATTCCTTAGGAATTGTGAAGAGTAGATGTCTATGAGGAACATTTAGAAGTTCATTTGTTATTTTTTGTGCCCAGACTTTAGAATATTTATATCCACAGGTAGGACAAAGTCTAGTTTTACAAGTAATTGGGAATTTATGAGTAAGCCCACATTGAGGACAAGCAAAAGAGACGAAAGCTTTTTGATAATCAGCACAAAGTAAAAAAGCATTGAAAGATTTTATGAGGTGGAGAAAATGCGCAGGAGAAAAAAAAGGTTGGATATTTTGTAAAATATGTGGTAAATTAGAGGTAAGGAATAGGTCTTTTAACATAGGATCGCCTTCTTTCTGTAAATTTAGGTGTGGTAACTTTATTTTACAGAAAAAATCAGCCGATTGGAAGAGATTTTTTAAATCTCCAATCGGCTTTTTTTATATTTTTTCCAGCACATCCACGACTTCCATTTTTTTCTCTTTCATGACATGTGCATAAACATTCATTGTGATTTTGACATTTGAATGCCCCATAAGCACTTGTGCCGTTTTGATTGGAACATTCGCTTCAAACAGCCTCGTACAGTAGCTGTGACGAACACTGTGAAATGTTCTGCTGTCATCTATACCTAATTGTCTGCAAAGTATTTTTATTCTCCTATCCGGTCTTTTCCGTTCAAGAGGATTTCCATTTTCATTGCAAAACACCAAATCGGATATTCTTTCTAAGCTATTTAAAAACTTGATTATTTTATCTGGGATTGGAATATCCCGCTCACTATGCGGAGTTTTTAGCATGTCTTTCATCACGTAAATATAAGATTTGCTTCCATCCTCATGAAAAACAGTTTCTCTCTGATACTGTTCTCGCACATGTAGTGTCCCTGTGATAAGTCTAACCCATTTTAAAGCCAGTATCTCTCCAAGCCGCAGACCAGTATAAAACGCCACATAGATAAGTCGGTCTATAACATTTCTGAAATCAAGATTTGCAATAATCAACTCTTGTTCCTCTTTCGAGAATACTTTAAATTGATCATCTTTTTTCTTGATAACCTTTTGCAAAATCACTCCGGAACAAGGGTTTCTATGGACAATCCCTTTCTCAAATGCAAAATGTAAACATGATTTTAATTTTATTTTCATTTTTTTTATCACATTCGGGCTATAGTCCTTCTGCAAATCATTAAAAAATAATTGCATCATATCGACTGTAAGAATGCTAACTTTCACATTAGAAATTGGATATTTCGTTAGTCTGCGATAGCAAACTAAGTACTCATCGAATGTGTTTGATTGTACCTCATTTCTTTTATAATCGTGGATCCATTTGTAAAATAAATTCCCAAATGTGATCGCTGAATCACTGCTTAAACTGTTTGTTTTTGCTTCATATTTGACAGTATTGATTTTATCCACTACTACGGATTTTTTAAAACTTCCAAAGTATTTCCGGATTTGTTTTCCATTTGCGTCATATCCTATTGTCACAGAAGCTTTATAGTAGGTCTTCCCGTTCCGGGTAGTCGTTGTGATACTACCTTCTCCTTTATTTCTCCGCATAAAAAAATCACACTCCTTTTTATTTGCATGTTGAAAAAGAGTATGATATAATCTAAGTAACGATTTAAGGGTATGTCATACTCTTGCACTCCTTCGATGTGTTGGCAGCACTCGGGGGAGTTTTTTTTTGTTACAAAATCTAAAAGTTATTTATGAAGTCTATGATTCCTTGAATTGAAATTATAATCGCAGTATTAGGTAATTTAGAATTTAGAATTCTCTTTCCATTGATAACAATTCCAAAGATAGTTTGTTGTGTTCCTAATTGATTTTTTGAATACATAACACATGGGCTTCCTTCATATTTTTCGGACTCTATCAAGGTTGTAAGATAATAATTTCCAACACCTTGTTGTGTATTGTTTCCAATAGCATTTAAAAAATTTAATGGGTATGCTTCTACTAAAAGTGGCTGTTCCATAAAAATATAACTATATACTTTATATTCAAGATATTCATAACTTCCGAGAAATTGTCCTGTGAAATGGCTCCTCATGCAATATCTCAATTGAGATAAAGATTGTCGGGGAAGAGCATTTTTTATATGGACTATTTGAGGGCCATTAAATTTTAATTCTTCTAGAGGTATATATATTAAATAATCGTTAGTAATAATCCCACAATCCTGCGATACGTTAAACTCTAAATCGTTTTCAAGAAAATAGGAGCTAAGGGTAACCAGTTTTAAATCCTCGCTTAAAAATTCATTGAATCTAGGCATAATTATACCTAAGAATTCATTATCCCTGAATAGAAGACCTTGTTTTAAATATGTTTCTTTTTCCGTCCTTAACTCTAACTTATAAAAAGCATCGTATAAAGAATAATTTTGAATAGGGTATTGCATTTTAATCTCTCCTTTTCTATTTTAAAATTTTAATAATTGCATCTAATTTTTGTGCATCCGCTTCTTTTAGGGAAAAGATAATTTCTTTTATCTTCTTTAATCTTTCCCTATCTAAATTTTTTAAGAATTCTAAAATTTCAAATAAATTTTCATCTTTCGCATTATCCTTTGAATATGTTATATCTGATAGATTTCTCTTAACGTTTGTTAGTCCGATAAGATAGTTCATGTCAATGTCAAAATATTTAGCGTAAGCAACTATATGCTTATTATCTGGAACCGCTATACCGGTCTCCCATCTTGAAATCATACTTTTGTTGACCGACAAATCATACTTCTCTTTAAAGATTTTACTCAGCTCATCCATGCTTAAGCTATTCCCCTCTTTTGGTTTTCTTAAAGTTTTTAACCTGTCTCCGAATAAAAATTTTTTTTCCATCTCTTCCTCCTATGATGAAATGATAGCATATATTTTCTTTTTATGCAACTTATTTTATTTTTTAAAAAAAAGTTATTGACAAAGCAACTTTTTTATGATATTCTTTTGTTATCTTAAACGATAACAAAATGGAGGTGATTATATGTATGTGAAATTAAAACAATTTATGGTTGAGAAATCATTAAAAAATAAAGATTTAGCAGACTTACTAGATATAAGCTACCCGTGTATAAGTAAAAAATTAAACCAGAAAGGCTCCGATTTTACGGTAAAAGAAGTAAAATGTCTTTGTGAGAAATATGGATTAGACGCTAATTTATATTTTTTTTCTTAATATAGTTGCTTAAACGATAATTTTTAAAAGAATGCTATTTGTTATCAAAGGACAATGAGGAGGGACAAAAATGCAATATTTAAATTTTGAGGACTATTTAGAATCAATGATGTCTTGTGAACAGGTGCGAATTTTAAGAATTTGCTTAAGGACTGGAGCCCCTATTCACGTGATAGGCTGTCAAGGTTCTGGAAAAAGTTGTCTTGTAGACGGTTTACGAAAGTTGGGATTTCGTAATATCACAGAACCTTACAGCCGTGAATTGTTACAACCTGACACTATCCCTATGGAAAAAGAAGGACTCGTGGTATTGCTTTTAAAAGATTCAAAAGCATATTTCCCTATTGACGAGTATCCGTCAGAGGTCTTTCAACGTTTCCGTGAAGATATTGTCGATTGGGTCTACGGTTTAGAAAATGATGATTTACGGATGTAGACATTGAAAACCCAATCTCGAGAATCTCCATACTTTGATTCATCAAGAACTTTCGCTTTAAATCCGTATTTTACCATCGCTTCCATGAAACATTGTTTTGTCACATGTTCGGTTTTTGAAGCAATTGTAGATGTAAAATGCTGTTTCAAGCCACCTGCGGTGGATAATCCATCATGATTATATCCGTTTTTTATGGAGAAATGCTCTTCTATATATTGTAATAGTTGGTCTTGCATTTCTTGAGACAAATCGGAAAAATGGTCAATATTTTTAACTGTCATAATTTATCACCTCCTCTTGTTATAGGATTAGTCGCAATATAATTATAACTTTTTGGAGGAGAAAATTCAAGAAAGGAGGAATCGAAAAATGACAAAACTAGAATCGCTGTTGATTTACTTAGAGAAGAACCCAACAGCAACGTATGATGAAATTTACAAAGACATCAAAGTAAATAAGCAAATGGCAAAAACGTATATCTATCGTTTGAAAGTAAGAGGGTATCTTGCTAAAGATGAAAATGGGTATAAGGTTTTAAAAACATTTACGGAAGAAACTGGAGAACGAAATTCAAGGGCGGATTATAAAATCGGAGTCATTCAACATCTGATTGATACCTTTACAGATGACTTTGATAATGCTCAATCATTTGAAGAACGCGATGGAATCTCGAAAAGAGTTATTCAGTTACTACATATGATTTAAAAGGAGAGTGATGTAATGGAAGAATTAGTAAAAATTGAAGTAAGGGATGGACAACAATTAGTA containing:
- the corA gene encoding magnesium/cobalt transporter CorA — translated: MISSHTSRNKKNGLPPGSIVYTGKNPNHDVSMTVIYYNEAMFVKEVYHSIEDFHFNRDFSGNTWINIDGISDVEYIKKIGQYFHLDNLTLEDLVNPEQRVKLEEREEYLFLILKMLTLNLITEEIEHEQLSFILENNILITFQETPKDVFDGIRYRLEADKTKIRSLSIGYLAYTLIDAIVDNYFVILDEVEKDLDNLEAKVIDKSRKEDLESILELKQSISSLKRSIAPLRELVAKLQTRGMSGYFSEDMRIYLNDLYDHSIITFETVEMLNNRVHELVQLYHSTVSNDMNQIMKILAVISTIFMPLSFLTGLYGMNFKYMPELESPRGYFILLGFMVLLVFGMLFYFKKKKWI
- a CDS encoding IS91 family transposase, which gives rise to MLKDLFLTSNLPHILQNIQPFFSPAHFLHLIKSFNAFLLCADYQKAFVSFACPQCGLTHKFPITCKTRLCPTCGYKYSKVWAQKITNELLNVPHRHLLFTIPKECRPFFCLDRSLLHKLTLGIKQIFDYQFQNTHKKRKRKKKIGKYSKNYFTESDIVHYGLITVIHTFGRDLKWNPHVHALISLGGFNKRFVWKKLDYFHVDVIANQWKFIVLQLIQSGNYQDPIWKEKAKQVANKLYKENARLFFSVGRQEVNSAEGLLKYLGRYLARAPIADYKIVNVTEKEVTFFFHDLANHKKKTYITMSREKFIQQVLIHLPPKHFKMISRFGFYARRKSDTLKIHMAFLQKKKKKNPFSFYVNSMLENFQIHPFLCPNCHIPMRKKELYITVRWYGRKIHISYLSKT
- a CDS encoding site-specific integrase: MRRNKGEGSITTTTRNGKTYYKASVTIGYDANGKQIRKYFGSFKKSVVVDKINTVKYEAKTNSLSSDSAITFGNLFYKWIHDYKRNEVQSNTFDEYLVCYRRLTKYPISNVKVSILTVDMMQLFFNDLQKDYSPNVIKKMKIKLKSCLHFAFEKGIVHRNPCSGVILQKVIKKKDDQFKVFSKEEQELIIANLDFRNVIDRLIYVAFYTGLRLGEILALKWVRLITGTLHVREQYQRETVFHEDGSKSYIYVMKDMLKTPHSERDIPIPDKIIKFLNSLERISDLVFCNENGNPLERKRPDRRIKILCRQLGIDDSRTFHSVRHSYCTRLFEANVPIKTAQVLMGHSNVKITMNVYAHVMKEKKMEVVDVLEKI
- a CDS encoding helix-turn-helix transcriptional regulator, with translation MEKKFLFGDRLKTLRKPKEGNSLSMDELSKIFKEKYDLSVNKSMISRWETGIAVPDNKHIVAYAKYFDIDMNYLIGLTNVKRNLSDITYSKDNAKDENLFEILEFLKNLDRERLKKIKEIIFSLKEADAQKLDAIIKILK
- a CDS encoding helix-turn-helix domain-containing protein, with protein sequence MYVKLKQFMVEKSLKNKDLADLLDISYPCISKKLNQKGSDFTVKEVKCLCEKYGLDANLYFFS